The nucleotide sequence GACGCTTCCCTGCGCGTGCACGGCGTCGACGGCCTGCGGGTCGCCGACGCCTCGGTGATGCCGAAGGTCGGCCGCGGCCAGCCGAACGCGGCGGCCATCGCGATCGGCGAGAAAGCGGCCGACCTGATCAAGCACATTTGAGCAAGCACGAATCGAGAAAAGGACGATTCCGCCGCGCCGACAATTATCGTGGGAAGGCTCTCGGATTAGGAGATCACTATGTCGGTGAGTGCTGAGGACAGGTTGTCCGACTACTACGGCCCGTTCACCAGTGAGCGGGAGAAGGAAGTCCTGGGTGTTCCGCTGCGCCTGGTCGGTGCGTGGGCGGAGAACTCGGCCGATGGTGTGGCCGAGGTGTTCACCGAGGACGGGATCCTGATCCTGCCGGGTGATGTGTACAAGGTCGGCCGGGATGAGATCCGGGCGTTCATGAAGGCCGCTTACGCGGGCCCGTTCAAGGGTTCCGGGGTGACCGGTCAGCCGGTCGACGTGCGGTTCGCGTCGGACTCGGTGGCTTTGCTGCGCACCCACGGCGGGATCCTCGCCGCCGGTGAGACGGAGATCGACCCGGAACTGGCGGTCCGGTCGACCTGGGTGTGCGTGAAGAAGGACGGCGAGTGGTTCCTCGCCGGCTACCAGAACAGCCCCCGTGGCGCCGGCGCCACCCTTCGTTGGTAGTCACCTCACTCTAAGGAGAAACCCATGCCAGGCAAGGCATCCGAACTGGTGGCAGGCGCCAAGAAGTGGGCCGCCAACTACGGCGACTTCCCCAACGGCGAGGAGGGCGCGATCCTCACGATTCCCCTGCGCGTCCGCGGCGCCTGGGACCGCAACGACCCCGAGCTGCTCGCCGAGGTCTTCACGGACAACGGCAGCATGCTCGTCGGCGACGAGCAGCTCAAGTCCCCGGCCGAGGTCCGCGAGTACATGAAGAAGGCCTTCGAAGGCGCCTACGCGGGTTCGCGTCTCGTGGAGACTCCGGTCGTCATCCGGAAGCTCTCCGAGACCGTCGCCTTCGCCGTCACCAAGGGCGGGATCGTCCTCGCGGGCGAAACCGAAGTGGCCCCGGAGCGCGAGGTCCGCGCCACCTGGGTCATCGTCAAGGACGGCGGGGACTGGAAGCTCCTCTCCCACCAGACCAGCCCCGTCGCCGGCTGACCCACCGCCCCACCCGAGGCCCCCTGCTCCCCGAGCAGGGGGCCTCGGCGCGCCCACCCGAGCCCGAGCCGCCGCACGCCGCCGGCCGGGGCCGCTCGGCTCGATCGCCGCCCACGCAAAACGCTCGGCCGGGACAACCCAGCCGAGCGCTTGACGGAACTCCTAGCCGAAGCCAGTTGATCACTTCTGTTGCGACGACCTCGGGAATCAGCCGAGCGCGAGGGGGTCGCTCGGCAGCGAGGAAAGCGGGTCAGCCGGCGAGGGCGGCGACCGCCTTCTTCCACCGGGTTTGGTCGCGGGCCTCGCGGGGGGACACCACTTCGGCGAAGCGGACGGTTCCGGTCCCGTCGATGAGGAAGGTGCCGCGGTTGGCCATCCCGCCCTGGTCGTTGAAGACGCCGTAGGACTGCGCGACGGCTCCGTGCGGCCAGAAGTCCGACAGGAGGGGGAACGTGAGGCCCTGCCGGTCCGCCCACGCCTTGAGGGTGAACGGCGTGTCCACCGAGACACCGACGACCTGGACGTTCTCGTCGGTGTAGCCCGCCAGTTCGTCGCGGACCTGGCAGATCTCACCCTCGCAGATGTGGCTGAACGCGAACGGGTAGAAGACCAGCAGCACCGGCCGGGTGCGCCACAGCTCGCTGAGCGTGACCGGGGTCCGGCCGGTGTCGGGGAGCGTGAAGTCCGGCGCCGCCGAACCGGTTTCGATCGCCATGAGAAGCCTCCCTCATCCCTTGAGCGGGCTGGTCTGGTGCGAGAGCAGCCGGAGCCCGTCGCCGGTCTGCACCACGATCCAGGTGACGCGGACCTGACGCTCGGGAGCCGTCTCGGTCTCGCCGTCCAGCAGGATGCCGCCCTGGCTGATGATCATCGCGGTGGTGTCGTCGAGGAACCGGACGGCCAGCGGCCAGCCGCGGACGCGCGCGCCGCGGAAGGGGCCTTCGAAGCCCGCCTTCATGTACTCGCGGATCTGCTCGCGGCTGGTGAGCTGCTCGTCCTTCATCAGCAGGCTGCCGTTGTCGGTGAAGGTGTCGGCGAAGAAGTCGGCGTCGTTGCGCTCCCAGCCCTCCTGGATGCGCATCGCGACGGTCAGCACGGCCTTCTCGTCGTCGCCGGTGAACTCGCGGTAGTACGAGGTGTCCTCTTCGATGCCCGCGGCGGCCAAGATCGCCGACGCGTCGCCCCACGCTGAAGCCATGGTGATCGTCTCCTTTACCAACGAAGGGTGGCGCCGGCGCCACGGGGGCTGTTCTGGTAGCCGGCGAGGAACCACTCGCCGTCCTTCTTCACGCACACCCAGGTCGACCGGACCGCCAGTTCCGGGTCGATCTCCGTCTCACCGGCGGCGAGGATCCCGCCGTGGGTGCGCAGCAAAGCCACCGAGTCCGACGCGAACCGCACGTCGACCGGCTGACCGGTCACCCCGGAACCCTTGAACGGGCCCGCGTAAGCGGCCTTCATGAACGCCCGGATCTCATCCCGGCCGACCTTGTACACATCACCCGGCAGGATCAGGATCCCGTCCTCGGTGAACACCTCGGCCACACCATCGGCCGAGTTCTCCGCCCACGCCCCGACCAGGCGCAGCGGAACACCCAGGACTTCCTTCTCCCGCTCACTGGTGAACGGGCCGTAGTAGTCGGACAACCTGTCCTCAGCACTCACCGACATAGTGATCTCCTTTTCTGTTACCAGTTATCACTGTCCCGCACCGGGGCGTACGAAGATTCCTTTCCATTGCGAACTAAAGGGGCCGGGACGAAAACGTCCCGGCCCCTCGCGAAGAAACGTCAGTATTCGTCGCGCGGACGCCACCACTGGTACGGCGCGCTCTGCGGCCAGCCCTCCGGCGAGTCCTCCCAGAACTCCTGGCGCCCGTACGGGGTCAGGTCCAGCAGGTTGAGGTCCAGCCGCAGCTTGTCCAGGCCGCGAGCACCGGTGAAGTACGTCCGGTACACCTTCTCGCCGTCGCGCAGGAACACGCTCAGCGTCGAGCCGGCGCCGGCACCGCAGTCGTCGTTGAACTCCTGATCGCACGACAGCCACTTCAGCGGCCAGCCCATGCGCTCCCGGTACTCCTGCAGCTGCGCCTGCGGCGCGGGCGAGACCAGCACCAGCCGGGTGTCGCGCTGCTCCAGGTGCTCCAGGTGCGGCAGGTTGTCCGCCACCGCGGAACAGCCGGGGCACCGGTGGTCCGACCCGGCCTCCATCATGAAGTGGTAGACGATCAGCTGGCGCTGCCCGTCGAACAGGTCGGCCAGCCCGACCTTCTCGCCGGCGGCCGTGACGAACACGTAGTCCTTTTCGAAGGCGACCATCGGCTGACGGCGGCGCTCGGCGGCCAGCGCGTCGAGGATGCGCGTGACCTCCTTTTCGCGCGCCAGCAGCTTTTCGTGAGCGATCTGCCACTCTTGCGGTGACACGATCTTGGGAAGGCTCATTTGTCCTCTCCTCGAGGCAATTCAGGTTGCCTTGTGCAGGTAGATCGATTTGTAGTGGAAGAACGTGTCGAAGCCCTCGGGTCCCAGCTCGCGGCCGAGCCCGCTGGCCTTGACACCGCCGAACGGCGCGCCCAGGTCGAGGTCGTAGTAGTTCACCCCGACGCTGCCCGAGCGCACCCGCCTGGCCACGGCGATCCCTTCGTCCACATCGGACGTCCAGATCGTGCCGCCCAGGCCGTATTCGGAGTCGTTGGCGATCGCGACGGCCTCATCGACATCACGGTACGGGATCACCGCGAGCACCGGCCCGAAGATCTCTTCACGCGCAATGGGGTCGCTGTTGTCCACGTCGGCGAAGACGGTCGGCCGGACGTACCAGCCCCGCTCCTGCTCCGCCGGAACGCCGCCGGCCACCAGCCGCGCGCCGCTGCGCTGCCCGAGCCGGACGTAGGACTCGACGCGCTCGCGGTGCCGCGAGCTGACCATCGGGCCGATTTGCGTCGTGCGGTCGAGCGGGTCGCCGATCTTCAAGGCCTTCGCCAACCCGGCGACCGCGTCGACCACCTCGTCGTAGCGGGACCGCGGCGCCAGGATCCGCGTCGAGAGGTAGCAGGCCTGCCCGCTGTTGAGCAACGCGCACGATGCCAGCCCCTGCGTGGTGGCGACGAGGTCGGCGTCGTCGAGCACGATGGCGGCCGATTTCCCGCCCAGCTCCAGGGTCACCGGCCGCAGCAGCCTGCCGCAGATCTCGCCGACCTTGCGCCCGGCCGCGGTCGAGCCGGTGAACGCGACGCGGTCGACGCCCGGGTGCGACACCAGGTGCTCGCCGATCTCCGCGCCACCGGTGACGACGTTCAGCACACCCGGCGGCAGACCCGCCCGATCGGCCGCGGCGGCCAGTTCCAGCGCGCCGAACACCGTCTCCGGCGCGGGCTTGAGGACCACCGTGCACCCCGCGGCGAGCGCGGGCGCGACGGTGAACATGGTGATGGGCTGGGGGAAGTTCCACGGCACGACCACCGCGACCACCCCGACCGGCTCGCGCCGGACGATGGTCTCGCCCATCCCGTCGAACCGTTCGCGCCGGTCCTCCACGACGGTCCGCCGGGCCAGCCCCGCGTGGTAGCGGAGCAGCCCGATCGGCGCGCCGCCCTCGCTGGGCAGCGCGATCGAGATCGGCGTTCCATTTTGGACGGACGTGGCCGTGGCCCGCTCCGGGACGTTCTTCTCCAGCTGGATCGCGAAGCGCTCCAGCAGTTCCGCTCGCTCCTCGACCGGGAGGCCGGTCCACGACGGGGTGCCGAACGCACGGCGCGCCGCGGCGACCGCGGCGTCCACATCGGACTCCGAGGCGAGCGGCGTGCTGCCGTTGCGCTCCCCGTCGGCGGGCGAGATCGCCGCGACCGTGCCGCGACCGGGTCTGCGCCATTCGCCGTCGACGTACAGGGCGAGGTAGTCGTAACTCATGGGACCTTCTCCATCCCGGGGAAAGGCCCCGGCGGACCACGGGGGTCCGCCGGGGCTCGCGAGCGCCGGCTCAGTTGATCGGCGTCTCGATCACTTCTTCGGCAGGCGGCCGCACGTCGACGACCGGCCCGGCCGGCTTGGGCTTGCCGGGCGCGAACAGCGCCACGGCCGTGCCGACCAGCGCGACGATGCCGCCGAGCACCAGCGCCGCCTGGAAGCCGGACAGCGACGCTTCGGCCGACTCGAAGCTGCCGTTGGCCGCGAAGGCCGCACCCAGCGCCACGACGCCGAACACGCCGCCCAGCTCGCGCAGCGCGCTGTTCACGCCCGACGCCACGCCGGCGTCTTCCGGCGGGACCGACGCGAACACCAGGTTGATCGTGGTCGGCAGGCACATCGCGATCCCCGCGCCGCCGAAGATCAGCGGGACGACCAAGCTGCCGTAACCCACGCCGGCCGAGGTGACCAGGCCGATCCAGAGCAGGCCGATGCCCAGCAGCGCCAGGCCGGCGACCATGAACGGCTTGCTGCCGTGCTTGTCGGCCAGCTTGCCCGCGAACGGCGCCACCACCAGCGGCATCGCCGTCCACGCCAGCAACTGCAGGCCGCTGACCATGGCGTTGCTGCCCAGCCCGAACTGGAACAGCTGCGCCAGCACGAACAGCGCACCGATCAGGGCGAAGTGCTGGAGGAACGCGGAGATGTTCGCCACGGTGAACCCGCGGTGGCGGAAGTACTCCATCGGGAGCATCGGGTACTTCGCCTTGAACTCCCACGCCACGAACAGCGCCAGCAGCACCACCCCGCCGACCACCGAGCCGTAGGCCTCGAACGAGCCCCAGCCGATGGACGGCGCCCGGACCGCGGCCCAGACCAGCCCGAACAGGCCGGTCGAGGCGAGCAGCAGACCGGGCACGTCGATCTTCGGACGCGGGCCCTTGCTCTCGCGCAGCAGCAGCGCGGAACCGACGGTGGCGGCGATCCCGAACGGCACGTTCAGCCAGAAGATCCAGTGCCACGAGATGCCCTGGGTGATGATGCCGCCGATGACGGGGCCCGCCGCGATCGCGATGCCCGCGACGCTGCCCCAGATGCCCATGGCGGCGCCACGCTTCTCCGGCGGTGTGGCGTCGGCCAGCAGCGCGAGGCTGACCGGGATGGACACCCCGGCGGCCACGCCCTGGATGACCCGGGCGATGATCAGGATGTCGATGCTGCCCGCGGACGCGGCCATGATCGACGCGATGGTGAACGCGGCCAGGCCGATCACGTACATCCGCCGCCGCCCGAACCGGTCGCCGAGCGCGGCGCCGGTGAGCATCAGGCAGGCGAACGCCAGGTTGTAGGCGTTGATCGTCCACTCCAGGTCGGCGAGACCCGCGCCCAGATCGACCTTGATCGTGGGTATGGCGGTGACCACGACCATGACGTCCAAAGAGGTCAGGAACGCGCAGACGGACACCAGCGCCAACGCCCAGCCCGGCCGCAGGGGACGTTCGGTCCCGCTAACAGCACTCACGGCGGCACCTCCTCGTGGCCCGGTCCCGAAGACTCACCGTCATCACAATCTCCATTCGTCGCGTTCCCCCCGGCACCCGGTGCGCCGGCGTGGTTCTACCGTTCCTTCACCAGCCGCCCGAACTCCTGCAGTTCGGCGACGTAGAGATCGGGCACCTCCATGGCGGGGAAGTTGCCGCCGCGGTCGTACTCGTTCCAGTGCTGGATCGTGGAGAACTCGCGTTCCGCCCAGCGCCGGACCGGCTTGAACGGGGCGTGGGGGAACACCGCCACCCCGAGCGGCACGGTCAGCTCGAAGTAGCGGCCCGCGCCCGGCGAGATCGGCAGGAAGTCGACGCTCTCGTAGTAGAACTGCCCGGACGAGCCGGCGGTCTGGGTCAACCAGTAGATGGCCGGGATGGCCAGCACCTTGTCGCGCTCGATCGCGTCCTCCGGCAGCCCGCCGCGAGTGTCGGCCCAGTCGCGGTACTTCTCGATCACCCAGGCGAGCTGGCCGACCGGCGAATCGGAGAGCCCGTAGGCGACCGTGTGCGGGCGGGTCGCCTGCAGCTTCATCGAGCCGGACAGGATTTTCGCGAACGTGTCGGACTTGCCCCAGGAGTGCTGGTCGGCCTCGCTGAGGTCCTCCAGGTCGGCCGGGTCGTCGCCGGGCGCGGTGACCAGGGTGTTGAGGTGCACGGCGAGCACGTGCTCGGCGTCCTGCAGCCCGAGCACCAGCGCCACCCCCGAGCCGAAGTCGACGCCCTGGGCGATGTAGCGCTCGTAGTCCAGCTCCGCCATCAGCTGCGCCCAGGCGCCGGCGACGCGCTGGGTGTTCCAGCCGCCGTCCGGTGCCGGGCCGGAGAAGCCGAAGCCGGGCATGGACGGGATGACCAGGTGGAACGCGTCACCGGGGTCGCCCCCGTGGGCGCGCGGGTCGGTCAGCGGGCCGATCACGTCGAGGAACTCGACCACCGAACCGGGCCAGCCGTGCGTGATGATCATCGGCGTGGCGTCGGGCTCCGGCGAGCGCACGTGCAGGAAGTGCACGTTCGCCCCGTCGATCGTGGTGGTGAACTGCGGGAACGCGTTGAGCCGCTCCTCGACCTTCCGCCAGTCGAATTCGGTGCGCCAGTACTCGGCGAGGTCCTTGAGGTAGCCGACGGGCACACCGCGGTCCCACCCCGCTTCGGGCAGCCCGACCGGCCAGCGGGTCTCGGCCAGCCGCCTGGCCAGGTCGTCCAGCTGGGCCTGCGGGATTTGCACGCGGAAAGGTTCCATTTCGTTGGCGCTCCAATCACGGGGTGGCGGCCCCTGCCCGCGGAGCCAGACCACCGGTCTTAGGATCGCGGGCAAGATGTCGGATTTCATCTTCGAAAATGCTCTACGCCCGAAGGCGGGGAAAAAGCACCACTCAGAGGTAGTCAGTGTTCGGTTCGAGACCACACAGCAGCCGGCCGTACAGTTCCAGGCTCGTGTCCGGGTTGGTCAGCGCGTGAATGGCGACCGCGTTCACGTCGCGCTGGATCCGGGTGATCGGCACGTCGTGGAAGATCGAGGACCCGCCACTGATGGTGGCGATGAGGTCGACGGCCTGCTTGCACAGCTGCGCGACGCGGCCGAGCTGCACCCGCGAGGACGCCCGCTCGGTGACCGTCCACACCTCACCCTTGACGAGCTTTTCCTCGATGAGGTCGGCGAACCGGTGCGCCCTGGCCTCGGCTTCCTCGATCAACAGGCCGGCCTCGCCGACGCGGATGTGCGTGATCGGCGCTTCGGCCTGGCTCGGGTAGTGCGTGTAGGAAATGCCGCGGCCGGGCAGCCGGTCGAGGAAGCTCTCCAACGCGTACTTCGCCGCGCCGATGAGCTGGCCTGCCGTCGCGGCGGTCGACGTCACCAGCATCGGGGTGAGGTAATAATTGGGCTTCGTGGAATTGACGACGGATTTGCACTGGTCCGTGAAGAAATCGTAGGTCTTCACGATCCGGGACGAGGGGACGAACACGTCGTGCGCGGTCACCGTGACGCTGCCGGAACCGGGCAGGCCGTGGGTGTACCAATCGTCGACGATCTCCAGGTCGGAAACCGGGATCAGCGTGGTGATCGGGCCCTCGGCGGCTTCGGGGCCGTCCGGTACCGCCGCGGTGACCTTCCACTGCGCGTGCAGGATCCCGCTGTTGAACCGCCAGGTGCCCGAGATCCGGTACCCGCCGTCGACCTTCGTCGCGGTGCCGGTGGTGGCGAGTGTGCCGCAGACGCGCACGTTCTCCGTGGCGAAGACCTCGTCGAGCACCTCGTCGGGCCAGAGCCCGGCCATCCAGTTCAGCAGCGCGTAGACCGAAACGCAGAAGGCCGCGGAACTGTTGCCGCGCGCGAGTTCCGCGTGGACGTCGATGAGGCTGTGCGCGTCGCTTTCGTAGCCACCGTACTGCTTCGGCGCCTGCATCTTGAGGATGCCGGAGAGCTCGATGGCCTCGACGACGTCGTCAGGCAGCCTGCGGTGCTCGTCGATCCAGAGCGCCCGCGACCGCAGCAGCGGCACCAGCTTGGACGCGCTCTGTACGAGTTCGTCCCTCGTCGGTGTCTGTGACATTGTTTTCCTCCGCGCCTCGACCGGGTGCTTGCCCTTATCGTGCGCGCCGAGGAGACCCCGGGCATCTCTTCGAATGCGTGGTTCAGCACTGTCCACAAGAGATCAACGGGGCGCCGCCGTACGGACCTACGGGGCCAGCATCCCCGCCAGGCCTTCATATCCGGCTTCCTTCAGCCG is from Amycolatopsis mediterranei and encodes:
- a CDS encoding SgcJ/EcaC family oxidoreductase, with translation MSVSAEDRLSDYYGPFTSEREKEVLGVPLRLVGAWAENSADGVAEVFTEDGILILPGDVYKVGRDEIRAFMKAAYAGPFKGSGVTGQPVDVRFASDSVALLRTHGGILAAGETEIDPELAVRSTWVCVKKDGEWFLAGYQNSPRGAGATLRW
- a CDS encoding SgcJ/EcaC family oxidoreductase, with the translated sequence MPGKASELVAGAKKWAANYGDFPNGEEGAILTIPLRVRGAWDRNDPELLAEVFTDNGSMLVGDEQLKSPAEVREYMKKAFEGAYAGSRLVETPVVIRKLSETVAFAVTKGGIVLAGETEVAPEREVRATWVIVKDGGDWKLLSHQTSPVAG
- a CDS encoding peroxiredoxin, which encodes MAIETGSAAPDFTLPDTGRTPVTLSELWRTRPVLLVFYPFAFSHICEGEICQVRDELAGYTDENVQVVGVSVDTPFTLKAWADRQGLTFPLLSDFWPHGAVAQSYGVFNDQGGMANRGTFLIDGTGTVRFAEVVSPREARDQTRWKKAVAALAG
- a CDS encoding SgcJ/EcaC family oxidoreductase; amino-acid sequence: MASAWGDASAILAAAGIEEDTSYYREFTGDDEKAVLTVAMRIQEGWERNDADFFADTFTDNGSLLMKDEQLTSREQIREYMKAGFEGPFRGARVRGWPLAVRFLDDTTAMIISQGGILLDGETETAPERQVRVTWIVVQTGDGLRLLSHQTSPLKG
- a CDS encoding SgcJ/EcaC family oxidoreductase, with translation MSVSAEDRLSDYYGPFTSEREKEVLGVPLRLVGAWAENSADGVAEVFTEDGILILPGDVYKVGRDEIRAFMKAAYAGPFKGSGVTGQPVDVRFASDSVALLRTHGGILAAGETEIDPELAVRSTWVCVKKDGEWFLAGYQNSPRGAGATLRW
- a CDS encoding DUF899 domain-containing protein — its product is MSLPKIVSPQEWQIAHEKLLAREKEVTRILDALAAERRRQPMVAFEKDYVFVTAAGEKVGLADLFDGQRQLIVYHFMMEAGSDHRCPGCSAVADNLPHLEHLEQRDTRLVLVSPAPQAQLQEYRERMGWPLKWLSCDQEFNDDCGAGAGSTLSVFLRDGEKVYRTYFTGARGLDKLRLDLNLLDLTPYGRQEFWEDSPEGWPQSAPYQWWRPRDEY
- a CDS encoding aldehyde dehydrogenase; this encodes MSYDYLALYVDGEWRRPGRGTVAAISPADGERNGSTPLASESDVDAAVAAARRAFGTPSWTGLPVEERAELLERFAIQLEKNVPERATATSVQNGTPISIALPSEGGAPIGLLRYHAGLARRTVVEDRRERFDGMGETIVRREPVGVVAVVVPWNFPQPITMFTVAPALAAGCTVVLKPAPETVFGALELAAAADRAGLPPGVLNVVTGGAEIGEHLVSHPGVDRVAFTGSTAAGRKVGEICGRLLRPVTLELGGKSAAIVLDDADLVATTQGLASCALLNSGQACYLSTRILAPRSRYDEVVDAVAGLAKALKIGDPLDRTTQIGPMVSSRHRERVESYVRLGQRSGARLVAGGVPAEQERGWYVRPTVFADVDNSDPIAREEIFGPVLAVIPYRDVDEAVAIANDSEYGLGGTIWTSDVDEGIAVARRVRSGSVGVNYYDLDLGAPFGGVKASGLGRELGPEGFDTFFHYKSIYLHKAT
- a CDS encoding MFS transporter produces the protein MSAVSGTERPLRPGWALALVSVCAFLTSLDVMVVVTAIPTIKVDLGAGLADLEWTINAYNLAFACLMLTGAALGDRFGRRRMYVIGLAAFTIASIMAASAGSIDILIIARVIQGVAAGVSIPVSLALLADATPPEKRGAAMGIWGSVAGIAIAAGPVIGGIITQGISWHWIFWLNVPFGIAATVGSALLLRESKGPRPKIDVPGLLLASTGLFGLVWAAVRAPSIGWGSFEAYGSVVGGVVLLALFVAWEFKAKYPMLPMEYFRHRGFTVANISAFLQHFALIGALFVLAQLFQFGLGSNAMVSGLQLLAWTAMPLVVAPFAGKLADKHGSKPFMVAGLALLGIGLLWIGLVTSAGVGYGSLVVPLIFGGAGIAMCLPTTINLVFASVPPEDAGVASGVNSALRELGGVFGVVALGAAFAANGSFESAEASLSGFQAALVLGGIVALVGTAVALFAPGKPKPAGPVVDVRPPAEEVIETPIN
- a CDS encoding epoxide hydrolase family protein, which translates into the protein MEPFRVQIPQAQLDDLARRLAETRWPVGLPEAGWDRGVPVGYLKDLAEYWRTEFDWRKVEERLNAFPQFTTTIDGANVHFLHVRSPEPDATPMIITHGWPGSVVEFLDVIGPLTDPRAHGGDPGDAFHLVIPSMPGFGFSGPAPDGGWNTQRVAGAWAQLMAELDYERYIAQGVDFGSGVALVLGLQDAEHVLAVHLNTLVTAPGDDPADLEDLSEADQHSWGKSDTFAKILSGSMKLQATRPHTVAYGLSDSPVGQLAWVIEKYRDWADTRGGLPEDAIERDKVLAIPAIYWLTQTAGSSGQFYYESVDFLPISPGAGRYFELTVPLGVAVFPHAPFKPVRRWAEREFSTIQHWNEYDRGGNFPAMEVPDLYVAELQEFGRLVKER
- a CDS encoding acyl-CoA dehydrogenase family protein, which produces MSQTPTRDELVQSASKLVPLLRSRALWIDEHRRLPDDVVEAIELSGILKMQAPKQYGGYESDAHSLIDVHAELARGNSSAAFCVSVYALLNWMAGLWPDEVLDEVFATENVRVCGTLATTGTATKVDGGYRISGTWRFNSGILHAQWKVTAAVPDGPEAAEGPITTLIPVSDLEIVDDWYTHGLPGSGSVTVTAHDVFVPSSRIVKTYDFFTDQCKSVVNSTKPNYYLTPMLVTSTAATAGQLIGAAKYALESFLDRLPGRGISYTHYPSQAEAPITHIRVGEAGLLIEEAEARAHRFADLIEEKLVKGEVWTVTERASSRVQLGRVAQLCKQAVDLIATISGGSSIFHDVPITRIQRDVNAVAIHALTNPDTSLELYGRLLCGLEPNTDYL